A single genomic interval of Flavobacteriales bacterium harbors:
- a CDS encoding sodium-translocating pyrophosphatase, with the protein MGVELMYYLPVLGVVGLVVMVAKAMWVSKQDAGDANMQELAGYIAKGASAFLKAEWKVLGIFAVIASVLLAWSGTLVEHSDWVIAVAFLIGAFFSAFAGWIGMNIATKANVRTTQAARTSLAKGLQVSFNGGTVMGLGVSGLAVVGLSVLFIVFYKMYVSGASPNGEEMMKALEVLAGFSLGAESIALFARVGGGIYTKAADVGADLVGKVEAGIPEDDPRNPATVADNVGDNVGDVAGMGADLFGSYVATILSTMVLGREVVSADNFGGMAPILLPILIAGLGILFSIIGTFFVRISKDTDSVMAALNKGNIGSILLTAIASFFVIGWMLAETMTFQRGEVVLQIERMNVFYAIVLGLVVGFLMSYITEYYTAMGRKPVDSIVQKSGTGHATNVIGGLAVGMESTFLPILVLAAGIFGAFQLAGLYGVAIAAAGMMATTAMQLAIDAFGPISDNAGGIAEMSGLPKEVRERTDILDATGNTTAATGKGFAIASAALTALALFAAYVGLAGITAIDIYKADVLAMLFVGGMIPFLFSSMAISAVGKAAMDMVKEVRRQFREIPGIMEGKAKPEYEKCVAISTQASIREMILPGALALLSPVIVGFAFGPEALGGLLAGITVSGVLMGIFQNNAGGAWDNAKKSFEKGVVIDGQTYKKGSDPHKAAVTGDTVGDPFKDTSGPSMNILIKLTSIVALIIAPHIAETGHHAATPAPVMQNMPAGSSDASLPEAPSKDHVSAALDLGHRF; encoded by the coding sequence ATGGGAGTTGAACTGATGTATTACCTGCCCGTGCTGGGCGTGGTGGGCCTGGTGGTCATGGTGGCCAAGGCCATGTGGGTGAGCAAGCAGGACGCCGGCGATGCCAACATGCAGGAGCTGGCCGGTTACATCGCCAAGGGAGCCAGCGCCTTCCTGAAGGCCGAGTGGAAAGTGCTCGGCATCTTCGCAGTGATCGCCTCGGTGCTGCTGGCCTGGAGCGGTACGCTGGTGGAGCACAGCGACTGGGTGATCGCCGTGGCCTTCCTGATCGGCGCCTTCTTCAGCGCCTTCGCGGGCTGGATCGGCATGAACATCGCCACCAAGGCCAACGTGCGCACCACACAGGCCGCACGCACCAGCCTGGCCAAGGGCCTGCAGGTGAGCTTCAACGGCGGCACCGTGATGGGCCTCGGCGTGAGCGGGCTGGCGGTCGTGGGCCTCAGCGTGCTCTTCATCGTGTTCTACAAGATGTACGTCAGCGGCGCCAGCCCCAACGGCGAGGAGATGATGAAGGCGCTGGAGGTGCTGGCGGGCTTCAGCCTCGGCGCCGAGAGCATCGCGCTCTTCGCCCGTGTGGGCGGTGGCATCTACACCAAGGCCGCCGACGTGGGCGCCGACCTGGTGGGCAAGGTGGAGGCCGGCATCCCCGAGGATGACCCGCGCAACCCGGCCACCGTGGCCGACAACGTGGGCGACAACGTGGGCGATGTGGCCGGCATGGGCGCCGACCTCTTCGGCAGCTACGTGGCCACCATCCTCAGCACCATGGTGCTGGGCCGCGAAGTGGTGAGCGCGGACAACTTCGGCGGCATGGCCCCGATCCTGCTGCCCATCCTGATCGCCGGCCTCGGCATCCTCTTCAGCATCATCGGCACCTTCTTCGTGCGCATCAGCAAGGACACCGACAGCGTGATGGCGGCGCTCAACAAGGGCAACATCGGCTCCATCCTCCTCACGGCCATCGCCAGCTTCTTCGTCATCGGCTGGATGCTGGCGGAGACCATGACCTTCCAGCGGGGCGAAGTGGTGCTGCAGATCGAACGCATGAACGTGTTCTACGCCATCGTGCTCGGCCTGGTGGTGGGCTTTCTGATGAGCTACATCACCGAGTACTACACCGCCATGGGCCGCAAGCCGGTGGACAGCATCGTCCAGAAGAGCGGCACGGGACACGCCACCAACGTCATCGGCGGTCTGGCCGTGGGCATGGAGAGCACCTTCCTGCCGATCCTGGTGCTCGCTGCGGGCATCTTTGGCGCCTTCCAGCTGGCCGGCCTCTACGGCGTGGCCATCGCCGCCGCCGGCATGATGGCCACCACGGCCATGCAGCTCGCCATCGACGCCTTCGGCCCCATCAGCGACAATGCGGGCGGCATCGCGGAGATGAGCGGCCTGCCCAAGGAGGTGCGCGAGCGCACCGACATCCTGGACGCCACCGGCAACACCACGGCCGCCACCGGCAAGGGCTTTGCGATCGCCTCCGCCGCGCTCACCGCCCTGGCGCTCTTCGCGGCCTACGTGGGCCTCGCTGGCATCACGGCCATCGACATCTACAAGGCCGACGTGCTGGCCATGCTCTTCGTGGGCGGCATGATCCCCTTCCTGTTCAGCAGCATGGCCATCAGCGCCGTGGGCAAGGCCGCCATGGACATGGTGAAGGAGGTGCGCCGGCAGTTCCGCGAGATCCCCGGCATCATGGAGGGCAAGGCCAAGCCGGAGTACGAGAAGTGCGTGGCCATCAGCACGCAGGCCAGCATCCGCGAGATGATCCTGCCCGGCGCGCTGGCGCTGCTGAGCCCGGTGATCGTGGGCTTCGCCTTCGGACCCGAGGCGCTCGGTGGCCTGCTGGCCGGTATCACCGTCAGCGGGGTGCTCATGGGCATCTTCCAGAACAACGCCGGTGGCGCCTGGGACAACGCCAAGAAGAGCTTCGAGAAGGGCGTTGTGATCGATGGCCAGACCTACAAGAAGGGCAGCGACCCCCACAAGGCGGCGGTGACCGGCGACACCGTGGGTGATCCGTTCAAGGACACCAGCGGTCCTTCGATGAACATCCTCATCAAGCTCACCTCCATCGTGGCGCTCATCATCGCTCCGCACATCGCGGAAACCGGTCACCACGCCGCTACGCCCGCACCGGTGATGCAGAACATGCCGGCTGGCAGCAGCGATGCCAGCCTGCCCGAAGCGCCATCGAAGGATCACGTGTCCGCCGCGCTCGACCTCGGCCACCGGTTCTGA
- a CDS encoding deoxynucleoside kinase, translating into MHHGYIALEGLIGAGKTTLARRLAERWGARLVMEEFDDNPFLPRFYADPQRYAFAVELSFLAQRYHQLKRASEQDLFAPRTVADYSIGKSLVFASATLNPEENTLFRDLYRIMYGSLPRPDLIVYLHLPLERVRDRIRQRGRSYEQDIRPDYLERLRELYMDHLQKTDGSQVLVVDLGGRDLLHDAEAFEALCGRLEEPQDRPFDVLQL; encoded by the coding sequence ATGCACCACGGCTACATCGCGCTGGAGGGCCTGATCGGCGCGGGCAAGACCACGCTGGCGCGGCGGCTGGCCGAACGCTGGGGCGCCCGCCTGGTGATGGAGGAGTTCGACGACAACCCCTTCCTGCCCCGATTCTACGCCGACCCGCAGCGCTATGCCTTCGCCGTGGAACTGAGCTTCCTCGCGCAGCGGTACCATCAGCTCAAGCGGGCCAGCGAGCAGGACCTCTTCGCCCCGCGCACCGTGGCCGACTACTCCATCGGCAAATCGCTGGTGTTCGCCAGCGCCACGCTCAACCCCGAGGAGAACACGCTCTTCCGCGACCTGTACCGCATCATGTACGGCTCCCTGCCACGCCCCGACCTCATTGTGTACCTGCACCTTCCCCTGGAGCGGGTGCGTGACCGCATCCGCCAACGGGGCCGCAGCTACGAGCAGGACATCCGGCCGGACTACCTGGAGCGGCTGCGCGAGCTGTACATGGACCACCTGCAGAAGACCGACGGGTCGCAGGTGCTGGTGGTGGACCTGGGCGGCCGCGACCTGCTGCACGATGCGGAGGCCTTCGAGGCCTTGTGCGGGCGGCTGGAAGAGCCGCAGGACAGGCCGTTCGACGTGCTGCAGCTCTGA
- the sppA gene encoding signal peptide peptidase SppA, which translates to MGQFLKYVFASMLGFLLVCVLLFVLLLGIVAAAGASFGDKAPTVKKGSVLHLRLDDQIVDRGRKDELDLDFGPFQGAGRTGLDELLESIDKAGRDERISGIFLEPTMLNTGSATAQEIRRKLLEFRTTSGKPIYAHSEFLTQGTYYLASAADSVFVVPEGDLDFRGLQAQLTFFKGLFDKAGVDIQFIKGSNNKYKSFGESYTETEMTPANEEQLGALIDGIWDQYLEAIATSRHMDKARLDQIADSLLIRQAPDAHRLGLVDGTLYRDEVLALMKKRFGVEEGKELELVSLGTYKRASVKGDDVITGSATAKAKVAVVYATGGISSGKGDEESIGSETLSEAIRKAREDSTVKAIVLRVNSPGGSGLASDVIWREMGLARAAKPVVVSMGDVAASGGYYISCNANTIYAEPNTITGSIGVFGIIPNMQELLNEHLGVTVDGVKTNHYADLFDVSRPLRADERALIQELVDRFYEDFKARVAEGRKMSVAQVDSVGRGRVWTGTDAKRVGLVDELGGLEDAITAAARMAGVEEYRTVGYPEQEDLFKSLMKSLNAQASTYVEREVLGLDPDVVRQARELQRVKQATGIQARMPFAIAVH; encoded by the coding sequence ATGGGCCAATTCCTCAAGTATGTGTTCGCCTCCATGCTGGGCTTCCTGCTGGTGTGCGTGCTCCTGTTCGTGCTGCTGCTCGGCATCGTGGCCGCCGCCGGCGCCTCCTTCGGCGACAAGGCACCCACGGTGAAGAAGGGCTCCGTGCTGCACCTGCGCCTGGATGACCAGATCGTGGACCGCGGCCGCAAGGACGAGCTGGACCTGGACTTCGGTCCCTTCCAAGGCGCCGGCCGCACAGGGCTCGACGAGCTGCTGGAGAGCATCGACAAGGCCGGCCGCGACGAGCGCATCAGCGGCATCTTCCTGGAGCCGACAATGCTGAACACCGGCAGCGCCACCGCGCAGGAGATCCGCCGCAAGCTGCTGGAGTTCCGCACCACGAGCGGCAAGCCCATCTATGCGCACTCGGAGTTCCTCACCCAGGGCACGTACTACCTGGCCAGCGCGGCCGATTCGGTGTTCGTGGTGCCGGAAGGCGACCTGGACTTCCGCGGCCTGCAGGCCCAGCTCACCTTCTTCAAAGGGCTGTTCGACAAGGCCGGGGTGGACATCCAGTTCATCAAAGGCAGCAACAACAAATACAAGAGCTTCGGCGAGTCGTACACCGAAACGGAGATGACACCGGCCAACGAGGAGCAGTTGGGCGCCCTGATCGACGGCATCTGGGACCAGTACCTCGAAGCCATCGCCACCTCGCGCCACATGGATAAGGCCCGGCTGGACCAGATCGCCGACAGCCTGCTGATCCGCCAGGCGCCCGACGCCCACCGCCTCGGGCTGGTGGACGGCACCCTGTACCGTGACGAGGTGCTGGCCCTGATGAAGAAGCGCTTCGGCGTGGAGGAGGGCAAGGAGCTGGAGCTCGTGTCCCTGGGCACGTACAAGCGCGCCAGCGTGAAGGGTGATGACGTGATCACCGGCTCGGCGACCGCCAAGGCCAAAGTGGCCGTGGTGTACGCCACCGGCGGCATCAGCAGCGGCAAGGGTGATGAGGAGAGCATCGGCAGCGAAACGCTGTCCGAGGCCATCCGCAAGGCCCGCGAGGACAGCACTGTGAAGGCCATCGTGCTGCGGGTGAACAGCCCCGGCGGCAGCGGCCTGGCCAGCGATGTGATCTGGAGGGAGATGGGGCTGGCCCGCGCGGCCAAGCCGGTGGTGGTGAGCATGGGCGACGTGGCCGCCAGCGGTGGCTACTACATCAGTTGCAACGCCAACACCATCTACGCCGAACCCAACACCATCACCGGCAGCATCGGCGTGTTCGGCATCATCCCCAACATGCAGGAGCTGTTGAACGAGCACCTCGGCGTGACCGTGGACGGTGTGAAGACCAACCACTACGCCGACCTGTTCGACGTGTCGCGCCCGCTGCGCGCCGACGAGCGTGCCCTGATCCAGGAGCTGGTGGACCGCTTCTACGAGGACTTCAAGGCCCGTGTGGCCGAAGGCCGCAAGATGAGCGTGGCCCAGGTGGACAGTGTGGGCCGCGGCCGGGTGTGGACGGGAACGGACGCCAAGCGGGTCGGGCTGGTGGACGAGCTGGGCGGTCTCGAGGACGCCATCACGGCCGCCGCGCGGATGGCCGGCGTGGAGGAGTACCGCACCGTGGGCTACCCCGAGCAGGAGGACCTCTTCAAAAGCCTCATGAAGAGTCTGAACGCACAGGCCTCCACCTACGTGGAGCGCGAGGTGCTGGGCCTCGACCCCGACGTGGTGCGCCAGGCCCGCGAACTGCAGCGCGTGAAGCAGGCCACCGGCATCCAGGCCCGCATGCCCTTCGCCATCGCGGTGCACTGA
- a CDS encoding deoxynucleoside kinase — translation MHIAIAGNIGSGKTTLTQLLAKHYKWDQLQEAVDNNPYLFDFYKDMQRWSFNLQIFFLNSRFEQLLEIRRSGRSVIQDRTIYEDAFIFAPNLHAMGLMTTRDFENYFRLFQNMDSAIMPPDLLIYLRASVPNLVKQIAERGREYENGISIDYLKRLNERYEAWISTYDKGKLLIIDVDDNAFHVKPDDLGKIIQSIDAEIHGLFPAETTSTNGHAKPAKAAAKAPAKATAKKR, via the coding sequence ATGCACATCGCGATCGCCGGCAACATCGGTTCGGGCAAGACCACCCTCACGCAGCTCCTGGCCAAACACTACAAGTGGGACCAGCTGCAGGAGGCCGTGGACAACAACCCCTACCTGTTCGACTTCTACAAGGACATGCAGCGCTGGAGCTTCAACCTCCAGATCTTCTTCCTCAACAGCCGCTTCGAGCAGCTGCTGGAGATCCGCCGCAGCGGCCGCAGCGTGATCCAGGACCGCACCATCTACGAGGACGCCTTCATCTTCGCCCCCAACCTGCACGCGATGGGGCTGATGACCACGCGCGACTTCGAGAACTACTTCCGCCTGTTCCAGAACATGGACAGCGCGATCATGCCCCCCGACCTGCTGATCTACCTGCGCGCCAGTGTGCCCAACCTCGTGAAGCAGATCGCCGAGCGCGGCCGCGAGTATGAGAACGGCATCAGCATCGACTACCTCAAGCGCCTCAACGAGCGCTACGAGGCCTGGATCAGCACGTACGACAAAGGCAAGCTGCTGATCATTGATGTGGATGACAACGCCTTCCATGTGAAGCCGGACGACCTGGGGAAGATCATCCAGTCCATCGACGCGGAGATCCACGGCCTCTTCCCGGCGGAGACGACCTCCACCAACGGCCACGCGAAGCCCGCGAAGGCGGCCGCCAAAGCCCCGGCCAAGGCCACTGCGAAGAAGCGCTGA
- a CDS encoding DUF2797 domain-containing protein encodes MHTGPLRKLSATFVQGTSPRDGEVRYSMRLAADTMDLNTRVGAALTVRATGAKTCVVCGRSVTKFFGQGFCFPCFRDAPEASECIVRPELCRAHLGEGRDPAWEREHHDQEHIVYLSYTGGVKVGVTRSTQVPVRWIDQGAVRALPIARTPHRQLAGLIEVALKKLFADRTDWRAMLRPVDPPPDVLPAARSGALAALPEELAPHALSEEEVWTLAYPVDHLPPKVKSINLDKEPEVSGTLAAIKGQYLIWADGRVLNVRNHSGFHIELA; translated from the coding sequence ATGCACACCGGACCCCTCCGCAAGCTCAGCGCCACGTTCGTTCAGGGCACCTCCCCACGCGATGGCGAGGTACGCTACAGCATGCGCCTGGCTGCCGATACCATGGACCTCAACACCCGGGTCGGAGCGGCGCTCACGGTGCGCGCCACCGGAGCCAAGACCTGTGTGGTGTGCGGGCGGAGCGTGACGAAGTTCTTCGGCCAGGGCTTCTGCTTCCCGTGCTTCCGCGATGCACCGGAGGCCTCCGAGTGCATCGTGCGGCCCGAGCTGTGCCGCGCCCACCTGGGCGAGGGTCGCGATCCGGCGTGGGAGCGGGAGCACCACGACCAGGAGCACATCGTGTACCTCAGCTACACCGGCGGGGTGAAGGTGGGCGTCACGCGCAGCACGCAGGTGCCGGTGCGCTGGATCGATCAGGGTGCGGTGCGGGCCCTGCCCATCGCGCGAACGCCGCACCGTCAGCTCGCAGGCCTCATTGAAGTGGCCCTCAAGAAGCTGTTCGCGGACCGCACCGACTGGCGGGCCATGCTGCGCCCTGTGGACCCGCCACCCGATGTGTTGCCGGCCGCCCGATCCGGGGCTCTCGCCGCACTGCCGGAAGAGCTCGCGCCCCATGCCCTGTCCGAGGAGGAGGTGTGGACCCTGGCCTATCCCGTGGACCACCTGCCGCCCAAGGTCAAGAGCATCAACCTGGACAAGGAGCCGGAGGTGTCCGGCACCCTGGCCGCCATCAAGGGGCAGTACCTCATCTGGGCCGATGGCCGCGTGCTCAACGTGCGGAACCACAGCGGGTTCCACATCGAACTGGCCTGA
- a CDS encoding GH3 auxin-responsive promoter family protein has translation MPVNALFSFLIKKRLQQINLFRDNPHEAQLEVFHHLVRSARHTEWGKRHEYGTVREPDTFRERVPLQDYNDVRPYVERMRQGEQNLLWPTDVKWFAKSSGTTQDRSKFIPVTREALEDCHYKGGKDLIALHYEQFPQSKLFMGMSMVVGGSSTIERLRPDAYAGDLSAIIIRNLPIWVEFRRTPAIEVALMDKWEEKIEQMARETMREDVRCIAGVPSWTLVILRRILELTGKRHMLEVWPNLELFMHGGVSFRPYRDQFAALFPSPTMNYLESYNASEGYFAIQDRHGADDLLLMLDYGIFFEFMPLDQVGRERPETKLLHEVEVGRQYALVVSTNAGLWRYVPGDTVRFTSVRPYRIQVSGRTRSFINAFGEELIVENADRAIEAACRVHDAIVREYTAGPIHQSATGRGGHEWIIEFERSPRDLDAFIATMDASLREVNSDYDAKRTGDRLLARPVVHAVPAGTFHEWMKLRGKLGGQHKVPRLANDRSYLEQLLPQPVP, from the coding sequence ATGCCCGTCAACGCGCTGTTCTCCTTCCTGATCAAGAAGCGGTTGCAGCAGATCAACCTCTTCCGCGACAACCCGCACGAAGCCCAGCTGGAGGTGTTCCACCACTTGGTGCGCAGCGCCCGCCACACCGAATGGGGCAAGCGCCACGAGTATGGCACGGTGCGCGAGCCCGACACGTTCCGCGAGCGGGTGCCCCTGCAGGACTACAACGATGTGCGCCCCTATGTGGAACGCATGCGGCAGGGGGAACAGAACCTGCTCTGGCCCACGGACGTGAAGTGGTTCGCCAAGAGCAGCGGCACCACCCAGGACCGCAGCAAGTTCATCCCCGTGACGCGCGAGGCGCTGGAGGACTGCCACTACAAGGGCGGCAAGGACCTGATCGCCCTGCACTACGAGCAGTTCCCGCAGAGCAAGCTGTTCATGGGCATGAGCATGGTGGTGGGCGGCAGCAGCACCATCGAGCGGCTCCGGCCTGACGCTTATGCGGGCGATCTCAGCGCCATCATCATCCGCAACCTGCCCATCTGGGTGGAGTTCCGGCGCACCCCGGCGATCGAGGTGGCGCTGATGGACAAATGGGAGGAGAAGATCGAGCAGATGGCACGCGAGACCATGCGCGAGGATGTGCGCTGCATCGCCGGTGTGCCCAGCTGGACCCTGGTGATCCTGCGGCGCATCCTGGAGCTCACCGGCAAGCGCCACATGCTGGAGGTGTGGCCCAACCTGGAGCTCTTCATGCACGGCGGTGTGAGCTTCCGCCCCTACCGCGACCAGTTCGCCGCGCTGTTCCCCTCGCCCACCATGAACTACCTGGAGAGCTACAACGCCAGCGAGGGCTACTTCGCCATCCAGGACCGGCACGGCGCGGACGACCTGCTGCTGATGCTGGACTACGGCATCTTCTTCGAGTTCATGCCGCTGGACCAGGTGGGACGCGAACGGCCGGAGACCAAACTGCTGCACGAGGTGGAGGTGGGGCGGCAGTACGCCCTGGTGGTGAGCACCAATGCCGGTCTCTGGCGCTACGTGCCCGGCGACACGGTGCGCTTCACCAGCGTGCGCCCCTACCGCATCCAGGTGAGCGGCCGTACGCGCAGCTTCATCAACGCCTTCGGGGAGGAGCTGATCGTGGAGAACGCCGACCGCGCCATCGAGGCCGCGTGCCGCGTGCATGACGCCATCGTCCGCGAATACACCGCCGGACCCATCCACCAGAGCGCCACGGGGCGCGGCGGACACGAATGGATCATCGAGTTCGAGCGCAGCCCCCGGGACCTTGATGCCTTCATCGCCACCATGGACGCCTCGCTGCGGGAGGTGAACTCGGACTACGACGCCAAGCGCACCGGCGACCGTCTTCTGGCCAGGCCCGTGGTGCACGCGGTGCCGGCCGGCACCTTCCACGAGTGGATGAAGCTGCGCGGCAAGCTTGGCGGCCAGCACAAGGTGCCGCGCCTGGCCAACGACCGCAGCTACCTGGAACAGTTGTTGCCGCAACCGGTGCCGTGA
- a CDS encoding LamG domain-containing protein, with the protein MRTLSFILAALVLPLLVPAQLVIQNALDFDGINDKAQLDNASALVAGAAGMTLACRVKPRNTAPAFPDLDGFCGIRNNVDADLYFIQVGAQAVEGRFRNSGGVDFTITAPVLKVGAWQYLALTYDGGTLRMYHDGTEVGSIAASGTITNMAEPLYLGTLPFQFTDFLFNGVLDEVMLWERALSAEEVRCLVSAAIDFTDPALLVHFDMDQGTPGGNNTAITAAIDVEAGAQAPLTGFALNGPGSNFVFGAEWGYVQELTLCQGETYDFGGTLIDTAGTFVNTLQGAVCDSIITLFVDVTPVDVSVLQLNANLFAQATNATFQWLDCGNGFAPVQGAVASQFTATANGQYAVQVTQNGCTDTSACYAVTGVGIVEEGAQGGLRLEGDPAGDQVVLVSGRSTTTTYRVIDATGRVMRQGRLAGVRTVIGLQGLAAGPYILAVDLPGRPVALRFTRP; encoded by the coding sequence ATGCGAACCTTGAGCTTCATCCTGGCCGCGCTGGTGCTGCCCCTGCTGGTGCCTGCGCAATTGGTCATCCAGAACGCTCTGGACTTTGATGGCATCAACGACAAGGCGCAACTGGACAACGCTTCGGCGCTGGTGGCCGGTGCGGCGGGCATGACCCTGGCCTGCCGGGTGAAGCCGCGCAACACCGCGCCGGCCTTCCCCGATCTGGACGGCTTTTGCGGCATCCGCAACAACGTGGATGCGGACCTTTATTTCATCCAGGTAGGGGCGCAAGCGGTGGAGGGGCGGTTCCGGAACAGCGGTGGCGTCGACTTCACGATCACCGCACCGGTGCTCAAAGTGGGCGCCTGGCAGTATCTCGCGCTCACCTACGATGGTGGCACCCTCCGCATGTACCACGATGGCACGGAGGTGGGCAGCATCGCCGCTTCCGGCACCATCACCAACATGGCAGAGCCCCTCTATCTGGGCACCCTGCCCTTCCAGTTCACCGACTTCTTGTTCAATGGCGTTCTGGATGAGGTGATGCTCTGGGAGCGGGCCCTGTCCGCCGAGGAGGTGCGCTGCCTGGTGAGCGCTGCCATCGACTTCACCGACCCGGCCCTGCTCGTCCACTTCGATATGGATCAAGGCACGCCGGGAGGCAACAACACGGCCATCACGGCGGCGATCGACGTGGAGGCCGGGGCCCAGGCGCCGCTCACGGGCTTCGCGCTCAACGGCCCGGGCAGCAACTTCGTTTTCGGGGCCGAGTGGGGCTATGTGCAGGAGCTCACCCTCTGCCAGGGGGAGACCTACGACTTCGGTGGAACCCTGATCGACACCGCAGGCACATTCGTGAACACGTTGCAGGGGGCCGTGTGCGACAGCATCATCACCCTGTTCGTGGACGTGACCCCGGTGGACGTATCGGTGCTCCAGTTGAACGCGAACCTGTTCGCGCAGGCCACCAACGCCACCTTCCAATGGCTCGACTGCGGCAATGGCTTCGCACCGGTGCAGGGTGCCGTGGCCTCGCAGTTCACCGCCACGGCCAATGGCCAGTATGCGGTGCAGGTGACGCAGAACGGGTGCACGGACACCTCGGCCTGCTACGCGGTCACCGGCGTGGGCATCGTGGAGGAGGGGGCCCAGGGCGGGTTGCGGTTGGAAGGCGATCCGGCCGGCGATCAGGTGGTGCTCGTGAGCGGACGATCGACCACGACGACCTACCGGGTGATCGACGCCACGGGCCGGGTGATGCGGCAGGGGAGGCTGGCAGGTGTGCGCACGGTGATCGGGCTCCAAGGCCTGGCGGCCGGTCCCTACATCCTGGCGGTGGACCTGCCGGGGCGGCCGGTGGCGCTGCGCTTCACGCGGCCGTGA
- the folK gene encoding 2-amino-4-hydroxy-6-hydroxymethyldihydropteridine diphosphokinase, with product MSAEVLLLLGADQGDVRATFSRAEQAIASRCGPVLARSRDHWTEPWGFAGPSLFLNRALLIDTVLGPDELMDHLLAIERELGRLRGSGGYTSRPIDIDILLWGAQRVDRPGVQVPHPRLHERAFALAPAADLLPLAVPPGRDRTVLQLLDDLRS from the coding sequence GTGAGCGCCGAGGTGCTGTTGTTGCTGGGGGCCGACCAGGGCGATGTGCGGGCCACCTTCAGCCGCGCCGAACAGGCCATCGCCTCACGCTGCGGCCCGGTGCTCGCCCGCAGCCGCGACCACTGGACCGAGCCATGGGGCTTCGCCGGCCCGTCGCTTTTCCTGAACCGGGCGCTGCTGATCGACACGGTGCTGGGGCCGGACGAGCTGATGGACCATCTGCTCGCCATCGAGCGCGAGCTGGGGCGGTTGCGCGGCAGCGGGGGCTACACCTCGCGCCCCATCGACATCGACATCCTGCTCTGGGGCGCCCAGCGCGTTGACCGGCCGGGGGTGCAGGTGCCGCACCCACGCCTGCATGAGCGCGCCTTCGCGTTGGCCCCCGCCGCCGACCTGCTGCCGCTGGCCGTGCCCCCCGGCCGGGACCGCACCGTGCTGCAGCTGCTGGACGACCTCCGGAGCTGA
- a CDS encoding pyruvate dehydrogenase complex E1 component subunit beta translates to MRTIQFREALNEAMSEEMRRDPSVFLMGEEVAEYDGAYKVSKGMLAEFGPQRVIDTPISELGFTAIGVGAAMNGLRPIVEFMTWNFAILASDQIINHAAKMLQMSGGQFHIPIVFRGGNGSAGQLAATHSQSFEAFYANIPGLKVVTPSNPYDAKGLLKSAIRDDDPVLVMESERMYGDKGEVPDGEYLVPIGLAHVARKGTDVTLVSFGKMMKVALAAAEELAKEGVNAEVIDLRTIRPLDTATILASVQKTNRLVVVDENFPMVSIASEVAYRVQKDAFDFLDAPVLRVNQADTPLPFSPPLIEASLPNPARVIAAVKEVMYLRK, encoded by the coding sequence ATGCGCACCATTCAGTTCCGCGAGGCCCTCAACGAGGCGATGTCCGAGGAGATGCGCCGCGACCCTTCGGTCTTCCTCATGGGCGAGGAGGTGGCCGAGTACGACGGCGCCTACAAGGTGAGCAAGGGCATGCTGGCGGAGTTCGGTCCCCAGCGCGTGATCGACACGCCCATCAGCGAGCTCGGCTTCACGGCCATCGGTGTGGGCGCCGCCATGAACGGCCTGCGCCCCATCGTGGAGTTCATGACCTGGAACTTCGCCATCCTGGCCAGCGACCAGATCATCAACCACGCCGCCAAGATGCTGCAGATGAGCGGTGGCCAGTTCCACATCCCCATCGTGTTCCGCGGGGGTAATGGCAGCGCCGGACAGCTTGCCGCCACGCACAGCCAGAGCTTCGAGGCCTTCTATGCCAACATCCCCGGGCTGAAGGTGGTGACCCCCAGCAACCCTTACGACGCCAAGGGCCTGCTGAAGAGCGCCATCCGCGACGACGATCCCGTGCTGGTGATGGAGAGCGAGCGCATGTACGGCGACAAGGGCGAGGTGCCCGATGGCGAGTACCTCGTGCCCATCGGGTTGGCGCACGTGGCGCGCAAGGGCACCGACGTCACCCTCGTGAGCTTCGGCAAGATGATGAAGGTGGCCCTGGCCGCGGCCGAGGAGCTGGCGAAGGAGGGCGTGAACGCCGAGGTGATCGACCTGCGCACCATCCGCCCGCTTGACACCGCCACCATCCTGGCCAGCGTCCAGAAGACCAATCGCCTGGTGGTGGTCGACGAGAACTTCCCGATGGTGAGCATCGCCAGCGAGGTGGCCTACCGCGTGCAGAAGGACGCCTTCGACTTCCTCGATGCGCCCGTGCTCCGCGTGAACCAGGCCGACACGCCGCTTCCCTTCAGCCCGCCGTTGATCGAGGCCAGCCTGCCCAACCCCGCCCGCGTCATCGCCGCCGTGAAGGAGGTGATGTACCTGCGGAAGTGA